Genomic window (Desulfuromonadales bacterium):
ATTGGCAAGAAGCTTAAGGCGACCCGGCTGAAAAACGACATGACTATACAGGAGTTGGCGGAGCGATCGAGAGTCTCCTCCAACATGATCTCCCGCATCGAGCGGGGATTGACGATCCCTTCGGTGGAAATCCTCATGAAACTCGCCGATTCCTTCGGCATGAGCATCAACTATTTCGTGGAGGAGGCGGAAAGGGGTTCAACGGTCATCCATACCCGCAAAGGACAGGGAGAGCCGATCTTTTTCTTCGAGGACAAACACCAGATTACCAGCCTGACCCAAGGCATTCGTGATCCGAATTTTGCCGTATTTTACGATACGCTCGAAGAAGGCTGCAGCAGCGGTGAAGGCGGAATGGTGCATACTGGCGAAGAGTTTGCGCTGGTTCTGCGCGGCCGCTTGGAGTTCGTTATTGAAGGCGCGCGTTATCTTCTCGAAGAGGGAGATTCTCTGACGTTCAAGGCTTCTCTGCCGCACCGCTGGACCAATCTGCACGACGGCCAGACGGTCGTCATGTGGGTCGTCTCCCCAGCTCCCAATGTGGCCCAGTGATTTTTTCCGCCGATCGATGATTTAAACGCAGACTCCAGGAAATTACAGGATTCGCAGGAGCAGTCAGATGAAGATCAAGAAAATCGTAGGTAAAAAGCTCAAGGCGATTCGACTCAAGAGCGATATGACCATCCAGGAACTGGCGGAGCGCTCGAAGGTCTCTTCCAATATGATATCCCGCATTGAACGCGGCTTGACCATCCCTTCGGTGGAAATACTCATGAAGCTGGCCGGGGTCTTCGACAAAAGCATCAACTATTTCGTGGAAGAGGTGAGTACCACCCATGAAATTGTCTTCAGTTCCCCTGGCAAGCGCGACAAAACCGTGTACGACGACGAGCGAAACATGCATACCGAGTCTTTTACTTCTGGCTTACGAGACCCCCAGTTCATGTCGTTTTTCTGTACGGTGCAAAAGGGCGGCACCAGTGGCATCCAGAACATGTACCATCCTGGTGACGAACTGATCTATGTTCTCGAGGGAACGATAAGGGTCGTTATTGCCGGAGAGACGCATATCCTAAACCGGGGCGACAGCCTCTCCTTCAAATCGCACCTGCCGCATCGATGGGACAACATCGGGCCGGACGATGCCAAAGTGATCTGGACCCTTTCCCCGTTCACCATCATCTGACCACTGCTTTTTTCCCCTGATCCTTTACCAGCCCGGCCGCGACTGCTTCGGCACCGACGGTCGGGCTTTTTACAGTATTAAGTCTATGGACAGCAACCCTGCGCAGAGGGTAAAGTTTGCCGTGAGAGCCGGTTTGGCTCGGGCATTCAATTTGGATTCTGCAGAAAGGATAGTTGAGATGGGTTTTTGGCATAAACTGTTCGGAGGTGGCAACTCTTTGGCGCAAATGCGCCTGGCTCTTGAACAAAAACGCTGGGCCGATGCACTGAATATCGGGGCCAGCCTTGAACAGGTCGAGGCCGCACCTGAAGAGAGAGCAGAGTTGGCCGAACTTCTTGTGGCCGCCGGTAACGGACTCGCCGAACTGAACCTGAGCGAAGGGCAAGCCTGTCTGCGCGCGGGGGACGCGGCAAGAGCCAGGGAGCATTTCACCCTGGCAGCCGAGCAGGTGCGCAGCCCCGACCTGAGGCAACGGGTGATGGCGATTCAGGCCGACATGGAAACGTCTCGGACTTCTGCCATACCTTTGTCCGCGACCGCCACAGCCGACTGCCACACGGGTTGCGCATCCCCCTGCAGTACTGAGGGGGGCGGAAGGGTCGAAATTTCTGCCGACATGGAACTTGACACCCAGACCAGAGTCGAACTGATCGTGGCGTCTTACCCGGAGGGATGGGCTGAGCGCTATCTGCAAATGTGCGACTCATTCCGTGAGGCTTTTCTTCTGGCCCATGAGGGACAGGCGGAGGAAGCCTTTAGCGCTTTCAAGGCGGTGGCTGAGGAGGAGAGAGATGATCTTTTCTATTTCGAACGTGGCGCTCTTCGTGCGCGCGTTGGAGAAACGCCTCTGGCCTCTGCCGATCTGGAAAGGGCCCTTGAACTCAACCCCGACCATTTCCTCGCCTTTGAAACACTAGTGCACCTTGAATTGTCCGCAGGCAACGACGATTCCGCAGAAAAACGTCTGAACAGGATGCTTTCGAGGAATTTCGCCCCCGCCTTTTGTCACGGCAATCTGGCGGTCGTTTTTGCCCGGAGGGGAGAGAAGAAAGCTGCGCTGGATCATGGTCTGCTGGCGATTGCCGAGGGTGAAAGGAGCATGGAGACACTGCTGATTACCGCCTCTTTGCTGGAGCAGAACGGGCAAGCGAGCGAGGCCGAAAGGGTGCTGATGTGTCTGCCCGGCGGCGGCTGTTCGGGCGGCCCGAGTCTCCCGCTCGCCGAGTTCTGGCTGCGTCATGGGAAAAACCTCGACAAAGCCCTGGAGTCTTTCAAGGGAGCGCTTCGTTCTGAACCCGATAACCCCCGCTGGCTGCTACGCGTCGCCCAGGTATACCTTGCACGCGGATGGGAGAAGGAAGGAATCAATCTTCTGGAAAAGGCCCTGAGTGCTGCCACGCTCGAACCACGGCTGCACGCCGAGGGAAAAGCTCTATTGGATGCCGCCAGGAAACAGCGAACCCCTTGAAAGTACCAGAAAAATTCTCTTCCCTCTATTGACAGGTTGTGGCTCGCCAGTATAGTAATAAAAACAAACTCTAAGAGAACAGTATCTGACGCAGGAACTGGGTTCGCCGCTGCAGACTCCCCGGAGGCGCTATGAACAAGTCGGAACTGGTGGAAGCCTTGGCCAACGAGAAAGGCCTGACCTACAAGAAGGCGGAAGAGATCGTCAATATCGTCTTTGACTCAATGGCCGGAGAACTGGCCGATAGCGGACGCATCGAAATCAGGGGTTTTGGCAGCTTTGTGGTAAAGGACTACAAGGCCTATATGGGACGCAATCCCAAGACGGGAGAGATGATCAAGGTGAAGCCCAAAAAACTCCCTTTTTTCAAGGTGGGCAAGGAACTGCGCGAACGGGTCAATAAATAGTCTCAAACCACGATGACCAATCTGGCACCTCTCAGACAGAGCACTCTTTTCAAGGACATGTCCGATGCCGAAATCGAGGCACTGGGTGGCTTTTTCAACGCGAAGGTCATGCCGGAGGGCATGACTGTTTTCGTTGAGAACATGCCCGGAGAATCTCTCTTTCTCATCAAGCAGGGAGTAGTCAAGATTTCGAGAATGCTTGCCGAGGGCGATGAGAAGACTCTGGTCATTCTGGGGGCGGAAGATGTCTTCGGAGAAATGGCGATTCTCGATGCCGCCCCTCGCTCGGCCACCGCACGCGTCGCGGAGGAGGCTTGTCTGCTCAGCATCCGGCGGGCGGATTACGAAGTCCTCTGCGAGCAGAATCCGCGCCTTGCCCTCAAGTTGACGCGCAATATTGTTCGCGTGTTCAGCAGGCGAATCCGGGAAAACGACGATGAATACAGAGAACTGTTGTTCTGGTCCATGGGGAAACCGGCCTGACCCCCTGTCCTGGCGACGTGCTGCGCGGTGATTTTGTGTTAAGTGATTTGCTTCCCTGTCGTGCCCTGCTTTCTCGGCAGGGGTTATTGACCACGCCCTGCTTCTGAGCACATTCCCCCCCTTTTCCATTGAAAAAAAAAGACCCATCGGCTATAGTCCCCGCGATTCCCGTCGAGCGTTAATCTTGGCAGGATAACAACCACGGTTCACTCGTGGTAAAGGGGAGTTCTTCATGGCAGTCTTTTTTTCTCAGACATTGATTTTCGGCGTATTAGGTGGCCTGGGCCTGTTCCTTTTCGGCATGAAGATCATGTCCGAGGGACTACAGAAGATTGCTGGCGACCGGATGCGCAAGATCCTGTCCGCCCTCACCAGTAACCGCATCATCGGCACCCTGGTCGGCATTGCCGTCACTGCCATCATTCAGTCTTCCAGCGCCACGACCGTCATGGTGGTCGGTTTTGTCAATGCCGGCTTGATGTCCCTGGTTCAGGCCATAGGTGTTGTCCTTGGCGCCAATATCGGCACCACCGTGACCGCCCAGCTCATCGCTTTCAAGGTTACCAAGTTTGCGCTTCCGGCCATCGGCATCGGAGCCGGCCTGAAACTCTTTTCTCCAAGCAAGCGGTGGATCTATATCGGCGAAATTCTTCTCGGCTTCGGTCTCCTTTTTTACGGCCTTAACTTGATGGAGGGTGCGTTCGTCCCGCTCAGAAAGAGTCAGGAGTTCAAGGATTTCTTTCTGCTGATGGGTGACAATCACCTGCTCGGCGTATTGATCGGCACGGTATTGACCATGATCGTCCAGAGCAGCAGTGCCACCATAGGCATCACGCTCGCCCTTGCCTCAACCGGCCTGTTGACCTTTGAGGCAAGCGTGGCCTTGATTCTTGGGGAAAACATCGGAACGACCATCACAGCCAATCTGGCCGCTGTCGGCACCAATCTTGCCGCAAAGCGCACCGCACTGGCGCATTTCCTGTTCAACCTGATCGGCGTGGCTTACATGCTGATCCTGTTTCCCGTCTTTATCAATATTGTTACCGCCATGACCCCTGGCGACCCCGATTTTGTAGTCCAGACCCAGCAGCAGGCAGCCAGCTTGTCTGCCGCTATTGGCGATAAACCCTATATCGCTCGCCACATTGCCAACACTCATACGCTGTTCAACATCATCAACACTATTATTTTTCTTCCACTGGTGGGTATTCTAGCCAAACTGACAACTCTCCTCATCCGAGGTAAAGAGGAAGAGATGGAGTTCCATCTCAAATACATCGACAACCGCGTTCTCAACACCCCACCCATCGCCCTTGGGCAGGCGCGGGCCGAAACCAAGCGCATGGCTCAGCTATCGCTGGAGATGATCGACGAAACCGTCCTCTTCCTGCTGGACGGCGATGAAAAACGGATCAAGCCGCTGGAGAAGAAGGAAGAGATGGTCGATCTGCTGCAGAAGGAGATCACCGACTTCCTTGTAGCACTTTCCCAGAAGTCCATCACCCCTGAAACATCCAAGGACATCGCTTCGATGATGCATATGGTCAACGACCTGGAACGGGTGGGTGATCATTGTCAAAATCTTTGGCAGCTCGGTTTGCGAAAAAAGCAACAAAAGGTTGCATTCTCCGAAACCGCGCTGGTCGAGATCAAGGAATTGGCTGAAAAGACCCGCGATTTCCTGGCCTTCGTCATCTCCGCCCTGGAGCGCCGTGATGCCACGATCGCCCAGAAGGCGGATTATATGGAAGAGGCGATCGACCAGATGGAGGCGATGTTGCGCAACAATCACATCACTCGCCTCAACACCGGTGAGTGCGCTGTGCTGCCGGGGCTGATCTTCATCGACATGCTGCACAACTTTGAAAAGATTGGCGACCACACCCACAATGTTTCCAAGGCCATCGTCGGGGCAAAATAGGTGAACGCCGCCGTCGACCTCGGCACCAATACAGTCCGCCTGTTGCTGGCCAAGATTGGCTGCGGGAAAATCGTTCCTGTTCGTTTCTACCGTAAAATCACCCGCCTCGGAGGCGGGTTTGACGCCGACAAGGGTCTGGCTCCGGAAGCTGAGGAGCGGACCCTTTTGTCGTTGCGGGAAGTGAGCACCATCCTTCGGGGCGAGAGGATATCCCCGGGGGTCCGCTTCGTAGGCATTGCAGCATTGCGGGATACCGCAAAGACGGCCTGACGGTGAGCGATTTTAGGCGACTGGAAGGAGTCTCGCAGGTGTAGGCCGAAGCGCCGCCATGACCGGGCGAAGCGGTTGACAATTTTGAGCCTTTTCAGTATATTCAGAGGTCATTTTTTCCACAAATTCCTCACTTTCCTTCCCCAATTCCGGGAGAGAGTGCTCGCTAACTCTTGAAGGAGCCCCATGAAAAAAACCATACTCTCCGGCAACGAAGCCATTGCTCGCGGCGCTTTTGAGGCGGGCGTCAAGGTCGCCTCAGCCTATCCGGGAACCCCCAGTACGGAAATCCTCGAAAACGTCGCCAATTATCCCGGCATAGATGCCGCCTGGGCTCCAAACGAGAAAGTAGCCCTGGAAGTCGGTATCGGCGCCTGTTTTGGCGGCGCTAGGGCACTGGTGACCATGAAACATGTCGGCCTCAATGTTGCTGCCGACCCCCTTTTCACCCTCTCTTATATCGGCGTCCGGGGAGGTCTGGTCCTGGTGGTCGCCGACGACCCTGAAATGCACTCCTCACAAGATGAGCAGGACAGCCGCAATTACGCCAAATTTGCCAAGGTCCCGATGCTCGAGCCGGGCGACAGCGAAGAAGCCCGCGCCTTCACCCGCCTTGCTTACGAGATCAGCGAGAAATTCGACACGCCCGTCCTGGTGCGCACCACCACCCGTATTTCGCACGGCAAATCCATCGTCTTTCCCGCCGAACCGGTGCAAGGACTTCCCGAGCCGAATCTGGTTCGTGATCCGGCCAAGTTCGTCATGTTGCCGGCCAACGCCCGCCGGCGTCATCCGTTGGTGGAAAAGAGGATGCTCGATCTGGCCCAGTGGTCCTGCGAACAGCCGTTCAACCGCATCGAGGAAGGGAAGGGCGAGGTAGGCGTCATCACCGCCGGCATTTCCTATCAGTACGCCAAGGAGATCCTTCCCGACGCGCACATCCTCAAGCTCGGAATGGTGCATCCGCTGCCCAAAGACCTGATTCGCAGCTTCGCGGCGCGCTGCTCGACGCTCTATGTCATCGAGGAGCTTGATCCTTTTCTGGAAGAGCAGATTCAGGCCATGGGCATACGGGTCATTGGCAAGGAACTTTTCCCCATCTGCGGCGAACTGACCCCAGGAAGGGTGCAGGCTTCCCTTGAAGGGCGGGAAACAGTACTTTCCCAAAGCACCGAGGCGTCGCTTCCCAACCGTCCGCCCAACATGTGCCCGGGCTGTTCGCACCGGGGTGTTTTTTACGAACTCAAGCGTCTCGGTGCCTTTGTAACCGGCGATATCGGCTGCTACACGTTGGCTGCCCTGCCGCCATTGTCGGCCATGGACTCCTGCGTCTGCATGGGAGCCGGCATCAGCAACGCCACCGGCCTGAGCAAGGTGCTGCCGCCCGAGCAGAGGCAGAAGGTTGTCGGCGTCATGGGCGATTCCACCTTTCTGCATACCGGCATCAACAGCCTGATGGACATGGTGTACGCTCAGGCGCAGGCTACCGTAGTAATCCTCGATAACCGAACCACCGGCATGACTGGACGTCAGGACAATCCTGGAACCGGCCACAGCCTGACAGGAGCCGCAGCGCCGGCTGTCGATATCGAGACGATCTGTCGCGCACTTGGGGTTCGTGACATTCAGGTAATTGACCCCTACGATCTGGAACTCACCCGGCAGACGCTCAAGGACGCAATGGCAAGGCCGGAACCATCTGTCGTGATTGCCCGCCGTACCTGCATGCTGGAGCGACGCGGTGCCGCCGAACGCAAACTCCCCCTGTTTGTCGATGCCGACAAGTGTGTTTCCTGCAAGGCTTGTCTCAAGCTCGGCTGTCCTGCCATCGAGTGGAATGCCGAGGCCGGCGACAAGGGGAAGGCGGTTGTCAACCAGTTGCTCTGCGTCGGTTGTGGCGTCTGCCAGCAACTCTGCAAATTTGATGCGCTTGGAGTCCACAATGAAAAATAAGGTGACCAATATTCTGCTGGCTGGAGTTGGTGGGCAGGGAACGCTGCTGGCGAGCGAAGTTCTTTCCGAAGCGCTGATGCTTGGCGGATATGACGTGAAAAAGAGTGAGATTCACGGGATGTCCCAGCGTGGCGGCAGCGTCACCTCGCACGTCCGCTTCGGCAGCAAGGTTTACTCACCCCTCATTCCGGAAGGCGAGGCCGATTTTCTCTTCGGCTTCGAGTTGCTGGAAACCATGCGCTGCCTGCCGATGCTGCGCACAGGCGGCACGGTGGTGGTCAACGACCTGAAGATCATGCCGGCTCCCGTGGCCATGGGACAGGAAGTCTATCCGGCCGACATCCCGGCGAAGATTGCCAGCAGCTTCCCCGATACGGTTCTCGTCAACGGCATGGATCTGGCCATGCAGGCTGGCAACGTACGGACGGTCAACATCGCCCTGCTGGGGGCACTGTCCCGACGACTCGACCTGGCCGAGCAGCACTGGCACCAAGCCCTGACCGGGCAAGTTCCCGAGCGTTTTCTGGCGGAGAACCTCAAGGCTTTCGAACTGGGCCGTGCCGTCTGAGCCGGTGCCGCATCCCCTGGTGAAGTGAGAGTGACCATGTTCTGGAACGAAGAATTCGAAACCCTGCCGCGCGCAGCGATCGAGTCGCTGCAGCTCAAAAGGCTGCAGCATGTCGTACAAAAAGCCTGTGCCACCGTCCCTTTCTACCGGGAAAGCTTTGCCCGCGCCAAGGTGACGCCGGAGATGATCAGGAGTCTCGACGACCTGCGCCGGATCCCCTTCACTCTCAAGCAGGACATGCGGGACAACTATCCCTACGGCCTCTTCGCCGTCCCCCTTGAAGAGATTGTACGTATTCACGCCTCATCCGGAACCACCGGCAAGCCGACTGTCGTCGGTTATACCCAGAGAGACATCGAGATGTGGGCTGAACTGATGGCCCGCTCCTTCGTTGCCGCCGGAGCGCACCGTGGGGACATCATCCACAATGCCTACGGCTACGGCCTGTTCACCGGGGGCCTTGGCGCCCATTACGGAGCGGAGAAACTGGGTGCCTCGGTGATCCCGATGTCGGGAGGCAATACCAAAAAACAGATTATGATCATGCAGGACTTCGGCTCCACAATCCTCACCTGTACCCCCTCCTACAGTCTCTACCTTGCCGAAGCAGCCGCGGAAGAGGGGATCGACATGAGTGAACTCAAGCTTCGCATCGGTATCTTCGGGGCCGAACCATGGACCGAGGAAATCCGCGCGGAAATTGAATCGAAACTCAACATCAAGGCGATTGACATCTACGGCCTCTCGGAAATTCTCGGCCCCGGGGTTGCTATCGAGTGCGTTGAGGCGCAAAAGGGCCTGCACATATGGGAAGACCATTTCATCCCCGAAATCATCGACCCTGCCACCGGCGAGGTCTTGCCTCCAGGCGAGCAGGGCGAGTTGGTCATCACCACCATCACCAAGGAGGGGATCCCGATGATCCGCTACCGGACCCGGGATATTACCCGCCTCATCTCTGAGCCGTGCATCTGCGGTCGCACCCATGTTCGGCTGGCGCGCATGAGCGGTCGCAGCGATGACATGCTGATCATCCGTGGGGTCAATGTCTTCCCCTCGCAAATCGAAAGCGTGCTGATGACTGTCGAGGGGGTCGAGCCGCACTACCAGCTCATTGTCGACCGTGAGGAAAACCTCGACACCCTCGAGGTTCAGGTGGAAGTCAACGAAAAGACCTTTTCCGACGAGATCAAGGTGCTGCAGGACCTCTCTAGTCGTATCCGCAAGGAGATCAAGGATATCCTCGGTATCACCTGCAAGGTCCGGCTGGTCGAACCGAAGAGCATTACCCGCAGCGAGGGCAAGGCGAAACGGGTTATCGACAAGCGGACCATGTAGGGGCGGGTTGCAAACCCGCCCTGCACGAACGTTCAGTTCGCAAAAGAAAGGGTGTGTCCCATGAAAGTTGAGCAGATTTCTATCTTCATCGAGAACAAATCGGGCCGTCTGGCCGAGGTCACTCACGTCCTCGGCACTGCGGGGGTCAACATTCGCGCCCTGTCACTGGCCGACACCTCCGATTTCGGCATCCTGCGTCTGATCGTCGACAAGACCGATCAGGCCAAGTCGGCCCTCAAGGCGGGCGGCTTCACCGTCAGCAAGACCGAAGTGGTGGCGGTCGAAGTGCCCGACCGGCCCCTTGGTCTTTATGGCATTCTCGAGGTTCTCGACCGCGGCAAGGTCAACGTCGAATACATGTACGCCTTTGTCGAGCGCTGCGGCGGCAATGCCGTCATCATCTTCCGCTTCGACAATCCCGAGGAAGCCATCAGAGTCCTGACTGCCAATGGCGTAGGCGTACTCGCGGGTGAACGCGTCTACAGCATGTAGCCAGGCAAGCGTTCAAAAAAGAAGCATAATTCGAAGACTTAAATGGAAAAAGCGATAAGTACGATGAGGTTTTACGAGGAGCAGATGCGCATCTGGGACCCGCTCAACGAATGCATGGGAAGGGAGGAGCTGGCCATGCTGCAGTTCACCCGCCTGCGCGATACCCTGAACCGGGCTTACCGAAATGTCCCATGCTATCAAAACAAGTTTCGCTCCCTCGGTCTGGTTCCAGAGGACATCAAAGGTCTCTCCGACCTGCCGCTGATCCCTTTCACCACCAAGGAAGATCTTCGTCTCAACTATCCCTACGGCATGTTCGCAGTTCCTCTGCGGGAGGTGGTGCGCATCCATTCCTCCTCAGGCACCACCGGCAAACCGACCGTGGTTGGCTACACCCGCCACGATCTTAACACCTGGTCGGAACTGGTTGCTCGCTTCATGACCGCTGCCGGCGTCACTGAGGACGATATCGTTCACATCGCCTTCGGCTACGGACTCTTTACCGGCGCTTTTGGCCTGCATTACGGGGCGGAGCGAATCGGCGCTTCGGTCATCCCCATGTCGAGCGGCAACACTGACAAGCAGCTTATGATCATGCAGGATTACCGTTCCACCGCCGTGGTCTGCACTCCGTCCTACGCCATGACCATGGCCGACCGTATGGAAAAGCTCGGCATCGATCCAGCCTCACTGGCGCTGAAAGTGGGGCTCTTCGGCGCCGAACCCTGGAGCGAGGAGATGCGTCGGGAGATTGAGCAGCGACTGGGGATCATTGCCACCGACAACTACGGCCTCTCCGAGGTCATGGGACCAGGAATCGCCGGCGAATGCCTGCATCGCTGCGGAATGCATATTTTCGAAGACCATTTCAT
Coding sequences:
- a CDS encoding helix-turn-helix domain-containing protein; protein product: MVKKLIGKKLKATRLKNDMTIQELAERSRVSSNMISRIERGLTIPSVEILMKLADSFGMSINYFVEEAERGSTVIHTRKGQGEPIFFFEDKHQITSLTQGIRDPNFAVFYDTLEEGCSSGEGGMVHTGEEFALVLRGRLEFVIEGARYLLEEGDSLTFKASLPHRWTNLHDGQTVVMWVVSPAPNVAQ
- a CDS encoding XRE family transcriptional regulator, whose amino-acid sequence is MKIKKIVGKKLKAIRLKSDMTIQELAERSKVSSNMISRIERGLTIPSVEILMKLAGVFDKSINYFVEEVSTTHEIVFSSPGKRDKTVYDDERNMHTESFTSGLRDPQFMSFFCTVQKGGTSGIQNMYHPGDELIYVLEGTIRVVIAGETHILNRGDSLSFKSHLPHRWDNIGPDDAKVIWTLSPFTII
- a CDS encoding tetratricopeptide repeat protein, whose product is MGFWHKLFGGGNSLAQMRLALEQKRWADALNIGASLEQVEAAPEERAELAELLVAAGNGLAELNLSEGQACLRAGDAARAREHFTLAAEQVRSPDLRQRVMAIQADMETSRTSAIPLSATATADCHTGCASPCSTEGGGRVEISADMELDTQTRVELIVASYPEGWAERYLQMCDSFREAFLLAHEGQAEEAFSAFKAVAEEERDDLFYFERGALRARVGETPLASADLERALELNPDHFLAFETLVHLELSAGNDDSAEKRLNRMLSRNFAPAFCHGNLAVVFARRGEKKAALDHGLLAIAEGERSMETLLITASLLEQNGQASEAERVLMCLPGGGCSGGPSLPLAEFWLRHGKNLDKALESFKGALRSEPDNPRWLLRVAQVYLARGWEKEGINLLEKALSAATLEPRLHAEGKALLDAARKQRTP
- a CDS encoding HU family DNA-binding protein, whose product is MNKSELVEALANEKGLTYKKAEEIVNIVFDSMAGELADSGRIEIRGFGSFVVKDYKAYMGRNPKTGEMIKVKPKKLPFFKVGKELRERVNK
- a CDS encoding cyclic nucleotide-binding domain-containing protein is translated as MTVFVENMPGESLFLIKQGVVKISRMLAEGDEKTLVILGAEDVFGEMAILDAAPRSATARVAEEACLLSIRRADYEVLCEQNPRLALKLTRNIVRVFSRRIRENDDEYRELLFWSMGKPA
- a CDS encoding Na/Pi cotransporter family protein, which codes for MAVFFSQTLIFGVLGGLGLFLFGMKIMSEGLQKIAGDRMRKILSALTSNRIIGTLVGIAVTAIIQSSSATTVMVVGFVNAGLMSLVQAIGVVLGANIGTTVTAQLIAFKVTKFALPAIGIGAGLKLFSPSKRWIYIGEILLGFGLLFYGLNLMEGAFVPLRKSQEFKDFFLLMGDNHLLGVLIGTVLTMIVQSSSATIGITLALASTGLLTFEASVALILGENIGTTITANLAAVGTNLAAKRTALAHFLFNLIGVAYMLILFPVFINIVTAMTPGDPDFVVQTQQQAASLSAAIGDKPYIARHIANTHTLFNIINTIIFLPLVGILAKLTTLLIRGKEEEMEFHLKYIDNRVLNTPPIALGQARAETKRMAQLSLEMIDETVLFLLDGDEKRIKPLEKKEEMVDLLQKEITDFLVALSQKSITPETSKDIASMMHMVNDLERVGDHCQNLWQLGLRKKQQKVAFSETALVEIKELAEKTRDFLAFVISALERRDATIAQKADYMEEAIDQMEAMLRNNHITRLNTGECAVLPGLIFIDMLHNFEKIGDHTHNVSKAIVGAK
- the iorA gene encoding indolepyruvate ferredoxin oxidoreductase subunit alpha codes for the protein MKKTILSGNEAIARGAFEAGVKVASAYPGTPSTEILENVANYPGIDAAWAPNEKVALEVGIGACFGGARALVTMKHVGLNVAADPLFTLSYIGVRGGLVLVVADDPEMHSSQDEQDSRNYAKFAKVPMLEPGDSEEARAFTRLAYEISEKFDTPVLVRTTTRISHGKSIVFPAEPVQGLPEPNLVRDPAKFVMLPANARRRHPLVEKRMLDLAQWSCEQPFNRIEEGKGEVGVITAGISYQYAKEILPDAHILKLGMVHPLPKDLIRSFAARCSTLYVIEELDPFLEEQIQAMGIRVIGKELFPICGELTPGRVQASLEGRETVLSQSTEASLPNRPPNMCPGCSHRGVFYELKRLGAFVTGDIGCYTLAALPPLSAMDSCVCMGAGISNATGLSKVLPPEQRQKVVGVMGDSTFLHTGINSLMDMVYAQAQATVVILDNRTTGMTGRQDNPGTGHSLTGAAAPAVDIETICRALGVRDIQVIDPYDLELTRQTLKDAMARPEPSVVIARRTCMLERRGAAERKLPLFVDADKCVSCKACLKLGCPAIEWNAEAGDKGKAVVNQLLCVGCGVCQQLCKFDALGVHNEK
- a CDS encoding indolepyruvate oxidoreductase subunit beta; the protein is MKNKVTNILLAGVGGQGTLLASEVLSEALMLGGYDVKKSEIHGMSQRGGSVTSHVRFGSKVYSPLIPEGEADFLFGFELLETMRCLPMLRTGGTVVVNDLKIMPAPVAMGQEVYPADIPAKIASSFPDTVLVNGMDLAMQAGNVRTVNIALLGALSRRLDLAEQHWHQALTGQVPERFLAENLKAFELGRAV
- a CDS encoding phenylacetate--CoA ligase; translation: MFWNEEFETLPRAAIESLQLKRLQHVVQKACATVPFYRESFARAKVTPEMIRSLDDLRRIPFTLKQDMRDNYPYGLFAVPLEEIVRIHASSGTTGKPTVVGYTQRDIEMWAELMARSFVAAGAHRGDIIHNAYGYGLFTGGLGAHYGAEKLGASVIPMSGGNTKKQIMIMQDFGSTILTCTPSYSLYLAEAAAEEGIDMSELKLRIGIFGAEPWTEEIRAEIESKLNIKAIDIYGLSEILGPGVAIECVEAQKGLHIWEDHFIPEIIDPATGEVLPPGEQGELVITTITKEGIPMIRYRTRDITRLISEPCICGRTHVRLARMSGRSDDMLIIRGVNVFPSQIESVLMTVEGVEPHYQLIVDREENLDTLEVQVEVNEKTFSDEIKVLQDLSSRIRKEIKDILGITCKVRLVEPKSITRSEGKAKRVIDKRTM
- a CDS encoding ACT domain-containing protein, which codes for MKVEQISIFIENKSGRLAEVTHVLGTAGVNIRALSLADTSDFGILRLIVDKTDQAKSALKAGGFTVSKTEVVAVEVPDRPLGLYGILEVLDRGKVNVEYMYAFVERCGGNAVIIFRFDNPEEAIRVLTANGVGVLAGERVYSM
- a CDS encoding phenylacetate--CoA ligase, whose product is MEKAISTMRFYEEQMRIWDPLNECMGREELAMLQFTRLRDTLNRAYRNVPCYQNKFRSLGLVPEDIKGLSDLPLIPFTTKEDLRLNYPYGMFAVPLREVVRIHSSSGTTGKPTVVGYTRHDLNTWSELVARFMTAAGVTEDDIVHIAFGYGLFTGAFGLHYGAERIGASVIPMSSGNTDKQLMIMQDYRSTAVVCTPSYAMTMADRMEKLGIDPASLALKVGLFGAEPWSEEMRREIEQRLGIIATDNYGLSEVMGPGIAGECLHRCGMHIFEDHFIAEIIDPETGEVLPSGATGELVLTSITKEAFPMLRYRTRDITRLDYTPCACGRTHVRMKKTMGRSDDMLIIKGVNVFPTQIEEVLFQVEGCEPHYQLVIEREGTMDTLEVQVEVNEAIFFDEMKKQRAFVDLLEKRLFSALGVGARVKLVEPSSMPRHEGKAKRVIDRRHL